A window from Pseudomonas frederiksbergensis encodes these proteins:
- a CDS encoding (2Fe-2S)-binding protein yields MLTLNINGKDQALDVPADMPLLWVLRDVAHLTGTKFGCGMAQCGACTVHVDGAPLRSCVTPATAVAHGQKILTIEGLSSDGSHPVQQAWAELDVVQCGYCQSGQIMSAAALLAKIPKPTDSDIDQALSGNICRCGTYPRIRAAVKRAAEIG; encoded by the coding sequence ATGCTGACCCTCAACATCAATGGCAAGGACCAGGCGCTGGATGTCCCCGCAGACATGCCGCTGCTGTGGGTACTGCGCGATGTCGCGCACCTGACCGGCACCAAATTCGGTTGCGGCATGGCCCAGTGCGGCGCTTGCACCGTGCACGTCGACGGCGCGCCGCTGCGCTCCTGCGTCACCCCCGCCACAGCTGTGGCCCATGGGCAAAAAATCCTCACCATCGAAGGCCTGTCCAGCGACGGTTCGCACCCGGTGCAGCAAGCCTGGGCCGAACTCGATGTGGTGCAATGCGGCTACTGCCAGTCAGGGCAGATCATGTCGGCCGCCGCGTTGCTGGCGAAAATTCCCAAACCCACCGACAGCGACATCGATCAGGCGCTCTCCGGCAACATCTGCCGCTGCGGCACCTACCCAAGGATCCGTGCAGCGGTCAAACGCGCCGCAGAAATCGGTTGA
- a CDS encoding xanthine dehydrogenase family protein molybdopterin-binding subunit, which yields MNSLNPLSRRGFLKGSAVLGGGLVVAFVIPGGHRFAIGAENQGNVFAPNAFLRIGNDNSVTILLGHSEMGQGIWTGLTMLIAEELDADWSKIRVVHAPASAAEYGLAGFGGMQITGGSTSTWMEFDRYRQAGAAARLMLIEAAAKRFNVAPSAIRTESGVVIAGDQRATYGELADDAGKLPVPDPASIKLKEPKDWKIIGKPTKRLDTPEKITGRAKFGMDVQFDGLMTAMVARSPVFGGTVKSFEGAEALSIPGVHKVVQVPTGAAVIADHYWAAKLGRDALKVDWDLGPNTGLDSQTLLDSFRKLAATPGASASQAGDVAAGLGKAAKTIDVEYSVPYLAHAPMEPLNCTVKISKDKCEIWTGTQFQTLDQMVAGKITGLKPEQVEIHTEFLGGGFGRRANPTSDFVAEAVEVAKAAGAPVKTVWSREDDIRGGYYRSAFLHQARVGLDAGGLPIAWKHVMVGQSIMAGTSFEATMVKNGIDKTSVEGVADSPYLEGLANHQVELHSPQTGIRVLWLRSVGHTHTAFVMESLIDELAEAAGKDPVEYRRTLLKDHPRHLGVLNLAVEKANWKAPLPAGHALGVAVHESFGSYVAQVAEVSQDNLAIRVHRVVCAVDCGIAVNPMSIAAQMESAITFGLGFTLHSKLTFKNGQVVQSNYHDYQVLRLNEMPVVEVHIVPSSDKPGGIGEAGVPPTAPAVANAVFALTGQRLRELPLQLSGV from the coding sequence ATGAACAGCCTCAATCCTCTGTCACGCCGCGGTTTCCTCAAGGGCAGCGCGGTGCTGGGCGGTGGTCTGGTGGTGGCGTTTGTTATCCCCGGTGGCCATCGCTTTGCGATCGGCGCGGAGAATCAGGGTAATGTTTTTGCGCCCAATGCGTTTCTACGGATCGGCAATGACAACAGCGTCACCATACTGCTCGGCCATTCGGAAATGGGCCAGGGCATCTGGACCGGCCTGACCATGTTGATCGCCGAAGAACTGGACGCCGACTGGTCGAAGATCCGCGTCGTACATGCACCCGCTTCGGCCGCCGAATATGGTCTGGCTGGGTTTGGCGGTATGCAGATCACCGGTGGTTCGACCTCGACCTGGATGGAGTTCGACCGCTACCGGCAGGCCGGAGCCGCAGCGCGTTTGATGTTGATTGAGGCGGCGGCCAAACGCTTCAACGTCGCACCCTCCGCGATTCGCACCGAATCGGGTGTGGTGATTGCCGGCGACCAACGCGCCACCTACGGCGAACTGGCCGATGACGCCGGCAAGCTGCCGGTGCCGGATCCGGCGTCGATCAAGCTCAAGGAGCCCAAGGACTGGAAAATCATCGGCAAACCGACCAAGCGCCTGGACACCCCGGAGAAAATCACCGGCCGCGCCAAGTTCGGCATGGACGTGCAGTTCGACGGGCTGATGACCGCCATGGTCGCGCGCTCGCCGGTGTTCGGTGGCACTGTCAAATCCTTCGAAGGCGCCGAAGCGCTGTCGATTCCGGGCGTACACAAAGTGGTGCAGGTGCCCACCGGGGCGGCGGTGATTGCCGATCATTACTGGGCGGCGAAGCTGGGGCGCGATGCATTGAAGGTCGATTGGGACCTGGGGCCGAACACCGGGCTCGACAGTCAAACGCTGCTGGACAGCTTCCGCAAACTCGCCGCCACCCCTGGCGCTTCGGCCAGTCAGGCGGGGGATGTTGCGGCGGGTCTGGGTAAAGCGGCGAAGACCATCGATGTCGAATACAGCGTGCCGTACCTGGCCCACGCGCCGATGGAGCCGCTCAACTGCACAGTAAAAATCAGCAAAGACAAATGCGAAATCTGGACCGGCACCCAGTTCCAGACCCTGGATCAAATGGTCGCCGGGAAAATCACCGGGCTCAAACCCGAGCAGGTGGAGATTCACACCGAGTTCCTCGGCGGCGGATTCGGTCGCCGGGCCAATCCGACCTCGGACTTTGTCGCTGAAGCCGTGGAAGTTGCCAAGGCTGCGGGCGCACCGGTGAAAACCGTCTGGTCCCGGGAGGATGACATTCGCGGCGGCTACTACCGCTCCGCGTTCCTCCATCAGGCGCGCGTCGGGCTCGATGCGGGCGGCCTGCCGATCGCCTGGAAGCATGTGATGGTCGGGCAGTCGATCATGGCGGGCACCTCGTTCGAGGCGACGATGGTCAAGAATGGCATCGACAAGACCTCTGTCGAAGGGGTTGCCGACAGTCCGTACCTTGAGGGATTGGCGAATCACCAGGTTGAACTGCATTCGCCGCAAACCGGCATCCGCGTGCTCTGGCTGCGCTCGGTGGGGCACACCCACACCGCGTTCGTGATGGAGTCGCTGATCGACGAACTGGCAGAAGCGGCCGGCAAGGACCCGGTGGAGTACCGGCGAACCTTGCTCAAGGACCATCCGCGGCATCTTGGCGTGCTGAACCTGGCCGTCGAGAAAGCCAACTGGAAGGCGCCACTGCCGGCCGGCCATGCATTGGGTGTTGCGGTGCATGAGTCGTTCGGCAGCTACGTCGCCCAGGTGGCCGAGGTGTCCCAGGACAACCTGGCGATCCGTGTGCATCGGGTGGTGTGTGCGGTGGATTGCGGCATTGCGGTCAACCCGATGAGCATCGCGGCGCAAATGGAATCGGCCATCACCTTCGGCCTCGGGTTTACCTTGCACAGCAAGTTGACCTTCAAGAACGGGCAAGTGGTGCAATCCAATTACCACGACTATCAAGTGCTGCGGCTCAACGAAATGCCGGTGGTGGAGGTGCATATCGTGCCCAGCAGCGACAAACCCGGTGGCATCGGTGAGGCCGGTGTGCCGCCCACGGCGCCGGCAGTGGCCAACGCGGTGTTCGCCCTGACCGGCCAGCGCTTGCGGGAATTGCCGTTGCAGCTGTCGGGGGTGTGA